A window of Brevibacterium ihuae contains these coding sequences:
- the tuf gene encoding elongation factor Tu, protein MAKASFDRTKPHVNIGTIGHVDHGKTTLTAAITKVLADKYPDLNEARAFDQVDNAPEEKQRGITINVSHVEYQTEKRHYAHVDAPGHADYIKNMITGAAQMDGAILVVAATDGPMPQTREHVLLARQVGVPYIVVALNKSDMVDDEELLELVEMEVRELLSDQEFDGDNAPVVKVSALKALEGDAEWVKTVEELMDQVDEYVPEPERDVDKPFLMPVEDVFTITGRGTVVTGRVERGVLLPNEEIEIVGIKPASSKTTVTAIEMFRKTLPDARAGENVGLLLRGTKREEVERGQVIVKPGSITPHTKFEGQVYILSKDEGGRHNPFYSNYRPQFYFRTTDVTGVITLPEGTEMVMPGDNTDMSVELIQPIAMEEGLRFAIREGGRTVGAGRVTKITE, encoded by the coding sequence GTGGCAAAGGCTAGCTTCGACAGGACCAAGCCGCACGTCAACATCGGCACCATCGGCCACGTCGATCACGGTAAGACGACGCTGACCGCGGCGATCACCAAGGTCCTGGCCGACAAGTACCCGGATCTCAACGAGGCCCGTGCCTTCGACCAGGTCGACAACGCGCCGGAAGAGAAGCAGCGCGGCATCACCATCAATGTCTCGCACGTCGAGTACCAGACCGAGAAGCGTCACTACGCTCACGTCGACGCCCCCGGTCACGCCGACTACATCAAGAACATGATCACCGGCGCGGCACAGATGGACGGCGCGATCCTCGTGGTCGCCGCCACCGACGGCCCGATGCCCCAGACCCGTGAGCACGTGCTGCTCGCGCGTCAGGTCGGCGTGCCCTACATCGTGGTCGCGCTCAACAAGTCGGACATGGTCGACGACGAGGAGCTCCTCGAGCTCGTCGAGATGGAGGTGCGTGAGCTCCTCTCCGACCAGGAGTTCGACGGCGACAACGCTCCGGTCGTCAAGGTCTCGGCACTCAAGGCTCTCGAGGGAGACGCCGAGTGGGTCAAGACCGTCGAGGAGCTCATGGACCAGGTCGACGAGTACGTTCCGGAGCCGGAGCGCGACGTCGACAAGCCGTTCCTCATGCCCGTCGAGGACGTCTTCACCATCACCGGCCGCGGCACCGTCGTGACCGGTCGTGTGGAGCGCGGCGTGCTCCTCCCCAACGAGGAGATCGAGATCGTCGGCATCAAGCCGGCCTCCTCGAAGACCACCGTCACCGCCATCGAGATGTTCCGCAAGACCCTGCCGGACGCTCGCGCCGGTGAGAACGTCGGTCTGCTCCTCCGCGGCACCAAGCGCGAAGAGGTCGAGCGCGGTCAGGTCATCGTCAAGCCGGGTTCGATCACCCCGCACACCAAGTTCGAGGGCCAGGTCTACATCCTGTCCAAGGACGAGGGCGGCCGTCACAACCCGTTCTACTCGAACTACCGTCCGCAGTTCTACTTCCGGACCACCGACGTCACCGGCGTCATCACGCTGCCCGAGGGCACCGAGATGGTCATGCCGGGCGACAATACCGACATGTCGGTCGAGCTCATCCAGCCGATCGCCATGGAGGAGGGCCTCCGCTTCGCCATCCGCGAGGGCGGACGCACCGTCGGCGCCGGTCGCGTCACCAAGATCACCGAGTGA
- the fusA gene encoding elongation factor G: MALDVLTDLNKVRNIGIMAHIDAGKTTTTERILFYTGVNYKIGETHDGASTMDWMEQEQERGITITSAATTCYWEGNQINIIDTPGHVDFTVEVERSLRVLDGAVAVFDGKEGVEPQSETVWRQADKYNVPRVCFVNKMDKLGADFYFTVSTIKDRLGAKPLVIQLPIGAENDFAGVVDLVEMKAWIWPDESQKGQDMTETEIPDDLKGRAEEYRNQLVEDVAEANEELMEKYLEDGELTVDELKAGIRQLTIASEAFPVMCGSAFKNKGVQPMLNAVIDYLPTPLDVEAVEGHPVGDEETVVTREPSVNEPFSALAFKVATHPFFGSLTYVRVYSGKVASGAQVLNTTTGKKERIGKLFQMHSNRENPVEEAVAGHIYAFIGLKDTTTGDTLSDPNNAVVLESMSFPDPVIFVAIEPKTKGDQEKLSTAIQKLAKEDPTFTVNLNDETGQTEIGGMGELHLDILVDRMKREFKVEANVGKPQVAYRETIRRKVEKVDYTHKKQTGGSGQFAKVQVTFEPLEVTGETIYEFENAITGGRVPREYIPSVDAGIQDAMQMGVLAGYPLVGVKATLVDGAYHDVDSSEMAFKIAGSMVLKEGIKKANPVLLEPLMDVEVRTPEEYMGDVIGDLNSRRGQIQSMEDASGVKVVRAYVPLSEMFGYIGDLRSKTQGRAVYSMQFESYSEVPKAVAEEIIQKVRGE; the protein is encoded by the coding sequence GTGGCACTCGACGTGCTGACCGACCTCAACAAGGTCCGCAACATCGGCATCATGGCCCACATCGATGCCGGCAAGACCACCACCACCGAACGCATCCTCTTCTACACCGGTGTGAACTACAAGATCGGCGAGACGCACGACGGTGCCTCGACGATGGACTGGATGGAGCAGGAGCAGGAGCGCGGCATCACCATCACCTCGGCTGCCACCACCTGCTACTGGGAGGGCAACCAGATCAACATCATCGACACCCCCGGGCACGTCGACTTCACCGTCGAGGTGGAGCGCTCCCTGCGCGTGCTCGATGGCGCCGTCGCCGTGTTCGACGGCAAGGAGGGCGTTGAGCCGCAGTCGGAGACCGTGTGGCGGCAGGCCGACAAGTACAACGTGCCGCGCGTCTGCTTCGTCAACAAGATGGACAAGCTCGGCGCCGACTTCTACTTCACCGTGTCGACCATCAAGGACCGTCTCGGTGCGAAGCCGCTCGTCATCCAGCTGCCGATCGGCGCGGAGAACGACTTCGCCGGCGTCGTCGATCTCGTCGAGATGAAGGCCTGGATCTGGCCGGACGAATCCCAGAAGGGTCAGGACATGACCGAGACGGAGATTCCGGATGATCTCAAGGGGCGCGCCGAGGAGTACCGCAACCAGCTCGTCGAGGACGTCGCAGAGGCGAACGAAGAGCTCATGGAGAAGTACCTCGAGGACGGCGAGCTCACCGTCGACGAGCTCAAGGCCGGAATCCGCCAGCTCACCATCGCCTCCGAGGCGTTCCCGGTGATGTGCGGTTCGGCGTTCAAGAACAAGGGCGTGCAGCCCATGCTCAACGCCGTCATCGACTACCTGCCGACCCCGCTCGACGTCGAGGCCGTCGAGGGCCACCCGGTGGGCGACGAGGAGACCGTCGTCACCCGCGAGCCCTCCGTCAACGAGCCCTTCTCGGCTCTCGCGTTCAAGGTCGCGACCCACCCGTTCTTCGGTTCGCTCACCTACGTCCGGGTGTACTCCGGCAAGGTCGCGTCCGGCGCCCAGGTGCTCAACACCACGACCGGGAAGAAGGAGCGCATCGGCAAGCTCTTCCAGATGCACTCCAACAGGGAGAACCCCGTCGAGGAGGCCGTCGCCGGCCACATCTACGCGTTCATCGGCCTCAAGGACACCACCACCGGTGACACCCTGAGCGATCCGAACAACGCCGTGGTGCTCGAGTCGATGAGCTTCCCGGACCCGGTGATCTTCGTGGCCATCGAGCCCAAGACCAAGGGCGACCAGGAGAAGCTCTCGACCGCGATCCAGAAGCTGGCGAAGGAGGATCCCACCTTCACCGTCAATCTCAACGATGAGACGGGCCAGACCGAGATCGGCGGCATGGGCGAGCTGCACCTCGATATCCTCGTCGACCGCATGAAGCGGGAGTTCAAGGTCGAGGCGAACGTCGGCAAGCCCCAGGTGGCGTACCGCGAGACCATCCGCCGCAAGGTGGAGAAGGTCGACTACACCCATAAGAAGCAGACCGGCGGCTCCGGCCAGTTCGCGAAGGTGCAGGTCACCTTCGAGCCCCTGGAGGTCACCGGCGAGACGATTTACGAGTTCGAGAACGCCATCACCGGCGGCCGCGTGCCGCGCGAGTACATTCCGAGCGTCGACGCCGGCATCCAGGACGCCATGCAGATGGGCGTGCTCGCCGGCTACCCGCTGGTGGGAGTCAAGGCCACCCTGGTCGACGGGGCCTACCACGACGTCGACTCCTCGGAGATGGCGTTCAAGATCGCCGGCTCGATGGTCCTCAAGGAGGGCATCAAGAAGGCGAACCCGGTTCTGCTCGAACCGCTCATGGACGTCGAGGTCCGTACGCCCGAGGAGTACATGGGCGACGTCATCGGCGACCTGAATTCGCGGCGCGGACAGATCCAGTCGATGGAGGATGCGTCGGGCGTCAAGGTCGTCCGTGCATACGTCCCGCTGTCGGAGATGTTCGGATACATCGGTGACCTGCGGTCGAAGACCCAGGGCCGCGCCGTGTACTCGATGCAGTTCGAGAGCTACTCGGAGGTCCCGAAGGCAGTCGCCGAGGAGATCATCCAGAAGGTCCGCGGAGAGTAA
- the rpsG gene encoding 30S ribosomal protein S7, with the protein MPRKGPAPKRPVVIDPVYSSPLVTQLINKILLDGKRSTAERIVYGALAGAGEKTNTDPVVLLKKALDNIRPSLEVRSRRVGGATYQVPVDVRPARSTTLALRWLVGYSRQRREKTMTERLQNEIMDASNGLGAAVKRREDTHKMAESNKAFAHYRW; encoded by the coding sequence ATGCCACGCAAGGGCCCCGCACCCAAGCGCCCGGTCGTCATCGACCCGGTCTACAGCTCGCCGCTGGTCACCCAGCTCATCAACAAGATCCTCCTCGACGGCAAGCGCTCCACCGCTGAGCGCATCGTCTACGGCGCCCTCGCCGGCGCCGGCGAGAAGACGAACACGGATCCGGTCGTGCTGCTCAAGAAGGCGCTCGACAACATCCGCCCCTCGCTCGAGGTCCGGTCCCGCCGCGTCGGCGGTGCGACCTACCAGGTCCCGGTCGACGTCCGCCCCGCGCGCTCGACGACCCTGGCCCTGCGCTGGCTCGTCGGGTACTCCCGCCAGCGCCGCGAGAAGACCATGACCGAGCGTCTGCAGAACGAGATCATGGACGCCAGCAACGGCCTCGGCGCCGCCGTCAAGCGGCGCGAGGACACCCACAAGATGGCCGAGTCCAACAAGGCCTTCGCCCATTACCGCTGGTGA
- the rpsL gene encoding 30S ribosomal protein S12 has translation MPTIQQLVRKGRQDKAAKNATPALKGSPQRRGVCTRVYTTTPKKPNSALRKVARVKLSSQIEVTAYIPGEGHNLQEHSIVLVRGGRVKDLPGVRYKIVRGSLDTQGVKGRQQARSRYGAKREKK, from the coding sequence GTGCCAACAATCCAGCAGCTCGTCCGCAAGGGACGGCAGGACAAGGCCGCGAAGAACGCGACGCCTGCCCTCAAGGGCAGCCCGCAGCGGCGCGGCGTGTGCACCCGCGTGTACACGACCACCCCCAAGAAGCCCAACTCGGCCCTCCGCAAGGTCGCCCGCGTGAAGCTCTCGAGCCAGATCGAGGTCACGGCCTACATCCCGGGCGAGGGACACAACCTGCAGGAGCACTCGATCGTGCTCGTGCGCGGCGGTCGTGTGAAGGACCTCCCCGGTGTCCGCTACAAGATCGTGCGCGGTTCGCTCGACACCCAGGGAGTCAAGGGTCGTCAGCAGGCCCGCAGCCGCTACGGAGCCAAGAGGGAGAAGAAGTAA